Proteins encoded by one window of Serratia nevei:
- a CDS encoding MbtH family protein, translated as MTQEQQNPFDDESLRFTVLVNAQQQYSLWPQFAETPQGWRVLMGPASRGECIDYIETHWQDMRPAALKAADAAR; from the coding sequence ATGACTCAGGAACAACAAAACCCGTTCGATGACGAAAGCCTCCGTTTCACCGTTTTGGTCAACGCGCAGCAGCAGTATTCGCTGTGGCCGCAGTTTGCCGAGACGCCGCAGGGGTGGCGCGTGCTGATGGGGCCAGCGTCGCGCGGCGAATGCATCGACTACATCGAAACGCACTGGCAGGACATGCGGCCGGCGGCGCTGAAAGCGGCGGATGCGGCGCGTTAA
- the fes gene encoding enterochelin esterase, whose protein sequence is MEFLPEKRPENGHEGLAAQWLREEAAGQPAWWQKVASHGTPIVEPHDDRHVKMTWLWRDPAGDERHSPICRVYADINGITDHHSTSPSSLTRLPGTDVWYGAAVIDRRWRGSYSLIPITERDLPPVFSGDEALRDRQQRAWWVSLFPLAIADPLNRLSLGPSHRPRPVSLAQGPDADDQSAWQAVDRPLDEARLQLFQWRSERLDNQRRVWLYASGDAAVKANRPLVLLLDGQNWIERHALLPVIEHETAKGRLPPACWLLIDAIDGEHRENELPCNAAFWQAIIEELLPQAQKREAFSEEGARTVVAGQSYGGLAALYAGVHWPERFGRVLSQSGSFWWPTVQFVTQFEKRHELEEGWLIRQVRQRNAAAPTLTVIQQAGDREADIEFVNRQMHQALTAAGHRAEYRVFSGGHDALCWRGGLVDGVRQLLSAME, encoded by the coding sequence ATGGAGTTTTTGCCGGAAAAGAGGCCAGAAAACGGTCATGAGGGATTGGCGGCGCAATGGCTGCGTGAAGAGGCGGCAGGGCAGCCCGCGTGGTGGCAGAAGGTCGCCTCACACGGCACGCCCATCGTCGAGCCGCACGATGACCGCCACGTCAAAATGACCTGGCTGTGGCGCGATCCCGCCGGCGATGAACGGCACTCGCCGATATGCCGCGTTTACGCCGATATCAACGGCATTACCGATCACCACAGCACGTCCCCCAGCAGCCTGACCCGGCTCCCCGGCACCGACGTTTGGTACGGCGCCGCCGTTATCGATCGGCGCTGGCGCGGCAGCTACAGCCTGATCCCCATCACAGAGCGAGATCTTCCCCCCGTCTTCAGCGGCGACGAAGCGTTGCGCGATCGCCAGCAGCGCGCCTGGTGGGTATCGCTGTTCCCGCTGGCGATCGCCGATCCGCTGAATCGCCTTTCGCTGGGGCCTTCGCATCGCCCGCGCCCGGTTTCCCTGGCACAAGGGCCGGATGCCGACGACCAAAGCGCCTGGCAGGCCGTCGATCGGCCATTGGATGAGGCGCGGCTACAGCTTTTTCAGTGGCGCAGCGAACGTCTGGATAACCAGCGGCGCGTTTGGCTGTATGCCAGCGGCGACGCGGCGGTGAAAGCGAACCGCCCGTTGGTGCTATTGCTCGATGGCCAAAACTGGATCGAAAGGCACGCGCTGTTGCCGGTGATCGAGCACGAAACCGCAAAAGGGCGGCTGCCGCCCGCGTGCTGGCTGCTGATCGATGCGATCGACGGTGAACACCGGGAAAACGAGCTGCCCTGCAACGCCGCCTTCTGGCAGGCAATCATCGAAGAGCTGCTGCCGCAGGCGCAGAAGCGCGAAGCGTTCAGTGAGGAAGGGGCGCGCACCGTCGTCGCCGGCCAAAGCTACGGCGGGCTGGCGGCGTTATATGCCGGTGTGCACTGGCCGGAACGCTTCGGCCGCGTGTTGAGCCAGTCCGGCTCCTTCTGGTGGCCCACGGTGCAATTCGTTACCCAGTTCGAAAAACGCCACGAACTGGAGGAAGGCTGGCTGATACGCCAGGTTCGGCAACGCAACGCGGCGGCGCCCACGCTCACCGTGATTCAGCAAGCCGGCGATCGGGAGGCGGACATCGAATTCGTTAATCGCCAGATGCACCAGGCGCTGACGGCGGCGGGGCACCGCGCCGAATACCGCGTGTTTTCCGGCGGGCACGATGCGCTCTGCTGGCGCGGCGGCCTGGTGGACGGCGTGCGCCAGCTGCTTTCCGCGATGGAATAA
- a CDS encoding TonB-dependent siderophore receptor — MKIKNKGIENANAEAMSAKRLLLGSALALLPFAPHASAAADETILVTADAQNSVTAPVKGIVAKESAAGTKTAASLRKTPQSISVVTREQMNDQEPASVADALNYTSGVITTYRGNSNRNDEVISRGFRYAPKLLDGLHFGLSSQNGGAGQIDPWLLERVEMVHGPAGVLYGQVSPGGVVVMTSKRPTAQSIHEVKFSTGNRHLAETAFDFGGKLNDDNTLFYRLNGIARTEHEFVKDSKQQRVAIAPAFTWLPNEDTSFTLLTSYQNDPKAGSRNFLPRAGTLFPTSAGYVPYDFNISEPSFNKSRREQASIGYSLEHNFSDALSFTQNLRFTHRDEDYKYLVYNVNSKVNDHTVTRMAQHETQMTNEFGVDNQLKGLFDTGEVKHTVLGGLDYRYSHIDSKMYRDRGNDYPIDWANPVRPSIDGSTLALASSDLKTLNQVGVYLQDQLEWNNWNLLLSGRQDWSQVNTRDRTSGGKEQTYNDAQFTGRAGLLYAFDNGISPYVSYSTSFDPNLYPSAPGADPLKPTTGKQTEVGVKYQIPGGNTLLTLSWFDITQRNVASYNRLTSAYEQIGEVKSKGIEAEVHAQPTPEIKLTAAYTYTDVVTKDSNSADEIGHSPAGIPRHAASAWGSYSFLSGALNGLTVGSGVRYIGDAPADAIGQYDVPHYTLYDAMVKYDLGQASSALRGAALQLNVQNLTDKKYVSSCSGEYACFYGSGRSIIASVNYRW; from the coding sequence ATGAAGATTAAAAACAAAGGGATAGAAAACGCGAACGCAGAGGCGATGTCCGCCAAGCGTCTGTTGCTGGGATCGGCGCTGGCCTTACTGCCCTTCGCGCCACACGCGTCCGCCGCCGCGGACGAGACGATTCTGGTGACCGCCGACGCGCAAAACAGCGTGACCGCCCCGGTCAAGGGGATCGTCGCCAAAGAGAGCGCCGCCGGCACCAAGACCGCCGCCTCTCTGCGTAAAACGCCGCAGTCCATCTCAGTGGTCACGCGCGAGCAGATGAACGACCAGGAGCCGGCGTCGGTCGCCGACGCGCTGAACTACACCAGCGGGGTAATCACCACCTACCGCGGCAACTCCAACCGCAATGACGAAGTGATCAGCCGCGGCTTCCGCTATGCGCCCAAGCTGCTCGACGGCCTGCACTTTGGCCTTTCGAGCCAAAACGGCGGCGCCGGGCAGATCGATCCCTGGCTGCTGGAGCGCGTGGAGATGGTGCACGGCCCGGCCGGCGTGTTGTACGGCCAGGTCAGCCCCGGCGGCGTAGTGGTGATGACCAGCAAGCGCCCCACCGCCCAAAGCATTCACGAAGTCAAATTCAGCACCGGCAACCGCCATCTGGCGGAAACGGCGTTCGATTTCGGCGGCAAGCTCAACGACGACAATACCCTGTTCTACCGCCTGAACGGCATCGCCAGAACCGAACATGAGTTTGTCAAAGACAGCAAGCAGCAACGGGTGGCCATCGCGCCGGCCTTCACCTGGCTGCCGAACGAAGACACCAGCTTTACGCTGCTGACCAGCTACCAGAACGATCCGAAAGCCGGATCGCGCAACTTCCTGCCGCGCGCCGGCACGCTGTTCCCGACCAGCGCGGGCTATGTGCCCTACGACTTCAACATCAGCGAACCCAGCTTCAACAAGTCGCGGCGCGAGCAGGCGTCGATCGGCTACAGCCTCGAGCATAACTTCAGCGATGCGCTGTCGTTCACCCAGAACCTGCGATTCACCCACCGCGATGAAGACTATAAATATCTGGTTTATAACGTAAACTCGAAGGTCAACGACCACACCGTCACCCGCATGGCGCAGCATGAAACGCAGATGACCAACGAGTTTGGCGTGGATAACCAGCTTAAGGGGTTGTTCGACACCGGCGAGGTGAAGCACACGGTGCTGGGCGGGCTGGATTACCGCTACAGCCATATCGATTCGAAGATGTATCGCGATCGCGGCAACGACTACCCGATCGACTGGGCCAACCCGGTTCGCCCCAGCATCGATGGCAGCACGCTGGCGCTGGCTTCCAGCGACTTGAAGACGCTGAATCAGGTCGGGGTGTATCTGCAGGACCAGCTGGAGTGGAATAACTGGAACCTGCTGCTGTCCGGCCGTCAGGACTGGTCGCAGGTCAACACCCGCGATCGCACCAGCGGCGGTAAAGAGCAGACCTACAACGATGCCCAGTTTACCGGCCGCGCGGGCCTGCTTTACGCCTTCGACAACGGCATTTCACCGTATGTCAGCTACAGCACCTCGTTCGATCCTAACCTGTACCCGAGCGCGCCGGGCGCCGATCCGCTCAAGCCGACCACCGGCAAACAAACCGAGGTGGGCGTGAAGTACCAGATCCCGGGCGGCAACACCCTGCTGACCCTCTCCTGGTTCGACATTACCCAGCGCAATGTGGCGTCCTATAACCGCCTCACCTCCGCCTACGAGCAGATTGGTGAGGTGAAATCCAAAGGGATTGAGGCGGAAGTGCACGCTCAGCCGACGCCGGAGATCAAGCTGACCGCCGCCTATACCTACACCGACGTGGTGACCAAAGACTCCAACTCGGCGGACGAAATCGGCCACAGCCCGGCGGGCATCCCGCGCCACGCGGCGTCCGCCTGGGGCAGCTACAGCTTCCTGAGCGGCGCGCTGAACGGCCTGACCGTCGGCAGCGGCGTGCGTTATATCGGCGATGCGCCGGCCGACGCCATCGGCCAGTACGATGTGCCGCACTACACGCTGTACGACGCCATGGTGAAATATGACCTCGGCCAGGCCTCGTCGGCGCTGCGCGGTGCAGCGCTTCAGCTCAACGTACAGAACCTGACGGACAAGAAATACGTTTCATCCTGCAGCGGCGAGTACGCCTGCTTCTACGGCAGCGGCCGCAGCATCATCGCTTCGGTCAACTACCGCTGGTAA
- a CDS encoding transcriptional regulator has product MPNSSSQLELLRSVADGIAALFFPNAEVVIHDLATNKIAYLANNLSKRKPGDDAGLDDFELAGGAGVTGPYEKLNWDGKKMRSVSIAARDEQGKPSYLLCINLSTAMFEDARNALDMFLSVTRLQPQPQALFKDDWQEKINTFLHDWLRRENAALGALSREQKRRLVSDLYHQGAFKAKSAADYIANVLSMGRATVYKHLRELKQE; this is encoded by the coding sequence GTGCCGAACTCTTCTTCTCAACTCGAACTTTTACGCTCGGTCGCCGACGGCATCGCGGCGCTGTTTTTCCCGAATGCGGAAGTGGTGATCCACGATCTGGCCACCAACAAGATTGCTTATCTGGCGAACAACCTGTCGAAGCGCAAACCGGGTGACGACGCCGGGCTGGACGACTTCGAGCTCGCCGGCGGCGCCGGCGTGACCGGCCCCTATGAGAAGCTGAACTGGGACGGCAAAAAGATGCGCTCGGTGAGCATCGCCGCGCGCGACGAGCAGGGCAAGCCCAGCTATCTGCTGTGCATCAACCTGAGCACCGCGATGTTCGAGGACGCCCGCAACGCGCTGGACATGTTCCTGTCGGTCACCCGGCTGCAGCCGCAGCCGCAAGCGCTGTTCAAAGATGACTGGCAGGAGAAGATCAACACCTTCCTGCACGACTGGCTGCGGCGCGAAAACGCCGCGCTCGGTGCGCTGAGCCGCGAACAGAAACGGCGGCTGGTCAGCGATCTCTATCATCAGGGGGCGTTCAAGGCCAAAAGCGCCGCCGACTACATCGCCAACGTGCTGTCGATGGGGCGCGCCACGGTGTACAAGCATTTGCGGGAACTGAAGCAGGAGTAA
- a CDS encoding antibiotic biosynthesis monooxygenase family protein has protein sequence MNHESRADCSANGYIIEVSSFKLPASLSPEAFAVLDKRVEEEFISNQNGFISRDSGISVDNEPRWVNIVKWETLLDADENIYQFTRASAPASVKEYLASIGAEPVELKRYQHTGA, from the coding sequence ATGAACCATGAATCCAGGGCGGACTGTTCCGCCAACGGCTACATTATTGAAGTTTCAAGTTTTAAACTGCCGGCCTCACTCAGCCCTGAAGCGTTTGCCGTATTGGACAAGCGTGTAGAAGAGGAATTTATCTCAAACCAGAACGGGTTCATTTCGCGTGACTCAGGCATCAGCGTAGACAATGAACCTCGCTGGGTGAACATTGTAAAATGGGAGACGCTGTTGGATGCGGATGAAAACATCTACCAATTTACGCGGGCTTCCGCGCCGGCGTCCGTCAAAGAATATCTGGCGAGTATCGGCGCTGAGCCGGTGGAATTAAAACGCTATCAGCATACCGGCGCGTAA
- a CDS encoding Glu/Leu/Phe/Val family dehydrogenase, producing MEKLSYASDSSTTAWATYLQQIDRVAPYLGELSRWVDTLRHPKRALIVDIPLQMDDGTIRHFEGFRVQHNLSRGPGKGGIRFHPDVDLNEVMALSAWMTIKCAAVNLPYGGAKGGIRVDPFKLSEGELERLTRRYTSEIGFIIGPQKDIPAPDVGTNAKVMAWMMDTYSMNHGTTITGVVTGKPIHLGGSLGREKATGRGVFVTGSEVAKRLGVQIEGAKVAVQGFGNVGSEAARLFVGVGARVVTIQDHSATLFNANGIDLTALTEYQAKHKQIAGFPGASEIESEAFWSVDMDILIPAALEGQITRQRAEILSAKLVLEGANGPTFPEADDILRSRNITVVPDVICNAGGVTVSYFEWVQDMASYFWSESEINERMDKIMTDAMVHVWNKAAEKECSLRTAAYIVACERILTARKERGIYPG from the coding sequence ATGGAAAAGCTATCCTACGCTTCAGACAGCAGCACCACCGCTTGGGCTACATATCTGCAACAAATCGATCGCGTCGCCCCTTACCTCGGCGAGCTGTCACGCTGGGTTGATACGCTGCGTCACCCTAAGCGCGCTTTGATTGTCGATATCCCGCTGCAGATGGACGATGGCACCATCCGTCACTTCGAAGGTTTCCGCGTACAGCACAACCTGTCGCGTGGGCCGGGCAAAGGCGGTATCCGCTTCCACCCTGACGTCGATCTGAACGAAGTGATGGCCCTGTCCGCCTGGATGACCATCAAGTGTGCCGCGGTCAACCTGCCGTACGGCGGCGCCAAGGGCGGCATCCGCGTCGACCCGTTCAAACTGTCTGAAGGTGAACTGGAGCGACTGACCCGCCGCTACACCAGCGAAATCGGCTTCATCATCGGGCCACAGAAAGACATTCCTGCGCCGGACGTCGGCACCAACGCCAAAGTGATGGCCTGGATGATGGACACCTACTCCATGAACCACGGCACCACCATCACCGGCGTGGTCACCGGCAAACCAATCCACCTCGGCGGCTCCCTGGGCCGTGAGAAAGCGACCGGCCGCGGCGTGTTCGTCACCGGCAGCGAAGTGGCCAAGCGTCTGGGCGTGCAGATCGAAGGCGCCAAAGTGGCGGTACAAGGCTTCGGTAACGTGGGCAGCGAAGCGGCTCGCCTGTTCGTTGGCGTCGGCGCGCGCGTCGTCACCATCCAGGACCACTCCGCCACCCTGTTCAACGCCAACGGCATCGACCTGACCGCGCTGACCGAATACCAGGCCAAGCACAAGCAGATCGCCGGCTTCCCTGGCGCCAGCGAGATCGAAAGCGAAGCGTTCTGGTCGGTCGACATGGACATCCTGATCCCTGCGGCGCTGGAAGGCCAAATCACCCGTCAGCGCGCCGAAATCCTCAGCGCCAAGCTGGTGCTGGAAGGCGCTAACGGCCCAACCTTCCCAGAAGCGGACGACATTCTGCGTTCCCGTAACATCACCGTGGTCCCGGACGTTATCTGTAACGCCGGCGGCGTAACGGTCAGTTACTTCGAGTGGGTGCAGGACATGGCGAGCTACTTCTGGAGCGAGTCCGAGATCAACGAGCGTATGGACAAGATCATGACCGACGCCATGGTCCACGTCTGGAACAAGGCGGCCGAGAAAGAGTGCAGCCTGCGCACCGCGGCTTACATCGTGGCCTGTGAGCGCATCCTGACCGCACGTAAAGAGCGCGGCATCTACCCAGGTTGA
- a CDS encoding long-chain-fatty-acid--CoA ligase, with the protein MLNLATLLEESARTWPERPAVIQDDNPLSYRALNDMANRVANLLAARGVRPGERVALACPNRPEFPAIYYGILKSGAVVVPLNILLKSAEFDYYLADSAAVALFCFEGSSGLPLGEEALRAAAKAEQCREVFIIGDRLPLEGERFSAAIAEQATEFASATTIESDTAVVLYTSGTTGRAKGAELTHANLVLNALGSVRLFDGSETAPDRHLVTLPLFHTFGSTVQMNAGFASAATLVLVERFDAAQAIALMQRHGITFFAGVPTMYWALLNALDEHTDIERLRSTLRMAVSGGASLPVQILEDFSRRFGVNILEGYGLSETSPVATFNHPHRVTKPGSIGQPIWGVEVRLLDATGQPVDGIDQVGEIAVRGYNIMKGYMNRPEATAEVLENGWFRTGDLARRDADGFYFIVDRAKDMIIRGGFNVYPREIEEALIRHPAVSLVAVIGVEHPSLGEEIKAVVVLKETEEPIEEETLIAWSRERLAAYKYPRIVEFVERLPMTSTGKVLKRCLR; encoded by the coding sequence ATGCTGAATCTGGCTACCTTGCTTGAAGAGAGTGCGCGCACCTGGCCGGAGCGGCCGGCGGTGATACAGGACGACAACCCGCTCAGCTATCGGGCGCTTAACGACATGGCCAATCGGGTGGCGAATTTGTTGGCCGCGCGCGGCGTACGGCCCGGTGAACGGGTGGCGCTGGCCTGCCCGAACCGGCCGGAGTTTCCGGCTATCTATTACGGCATTCTTAAAAGCGGCGCGGTGGTGGTGCCGCTGAATATTCTGCTTAAAAGCGCAGAGTTCGACTATTACCTGGCGGATTCGGCGGCGGTGGCGCTGTTTTGTTTCGAGGGCAGCAGCGGCCTGCCGCTGGGGGAGGAAGCGCTGCGGGCGGCGGCGAAGGCGGAGCAGTGCCGCGAGGTGTTTATCATCGGCGATCGGTTGCCGCTCGAAGGGGAACGTTTCAGCGCGGCGATAGCCGAGCAGGCTACCGAATTCGCTTCGGCGACGACGATCGAAAGCGACACCGCAGTAGTGCTGTATACCAGCGGCACCACCGGCCGCGCCAAAGGGGCGGAGTTGACTCACGCCAATCTGGTGCTCAACGCCTTGGGATCGGTGCGGCTGTTCGACGGTTCGGAGACGGCCCCCGATCGTCACCTGGTGACCTTGCCGCTATTCCACACTTTTGGTTCGACGGTGCAGATGAACGCCGGGTTCGCTTCCGCCGCCACTCTGGTGCTGGTCGAGCGCTTCGACGCCGCGCAGGCCATCGCGCTGATGCAACGGCACGGCATCACCTTTTTCGCCGGGGTGCCGACCATGTATTGGGCGCTGTTGAATGCGTTGGATGAGCACACGGATATCGAGCGCTTGCGCAGCACGCTGCGTATGGCGGTGTCCGGCGGCGCCAGCCTGCCGGTGCAGATCCTGGAGGATTTCTCGCGCCGCTTCGGCGTCAACATTCTCGAAGGGTATGGGCTGTCGGAGACCAGCCCGGTCGCCACCTTTAACCATCCCCATCGGGTAACCAAACCCGGCTCCATCGGCCAACCGATCTGGGGCGTGGAGGTGCGCCTGCTCGACGCCACCGGGCAGCCGGTCGACGGCATCGACCAGGTCGGGGAGATCGCGGTGCGCGGTTACAACATCATGAAAGGCTATATGAACCGCCCTGAGGCGACGGCAGAGGTGCTGGAAAACGGCTGGTTCCGCACCGGTGACCTGGCGCGTCGCGACGCCGACGGCTTCTATTTCATCGTCGATCGGGCCAAGGACATGATCATCCGCGGCGGGTTCAACGTCTATCCGCGCGAGATTGAAGAGGCGCTGATTCGCCATCCGGCGGTGTCGTTGGTGGCGGTGATCGGCGTCGAGCATCCGTCGCTGGGCGAAGAGATCAAAGCGGTGGTGGTATTGAAAGAGACGGAAGAGCCGATCGAGGAAGAAACGCTGATTGCCTGGAGCCGGGAGCGGCTGGCGGCGTACAAGTATCCGCGTATCGTCGAGTTCGTCGAGCGTTTGCCGATGACCAGTACCGGTAAGGTGTTGAAGCGCTGTTTGCGCTGA
- a CDS encoding DJ-1/PfpI family protein, which yields MSKKKILMLVGDYAEDYETMVPFQALQMIGHWVDAVCPGKAVGDYIQTAIHDFDGAQTYSEKPGHRFTLNADFAAAKEEHYDALLIPGGRAPEYLRLNPDVIALVQAFDAAKKPIAAVCHGPQLLAAAGVLKGRTCSAYPACAPEVRLGGGHYAEIGIDQAHVDGNLVTAPAWPAHPQWLAKFAEVLEQ from the coding sequence ATGAGCAAGAAAAAGATCCTGATGCTGGTCGGCGACTACGCCGAAGATTACGAAACCATGGTGCCGTTTCAGGCATTGCAGATGATCGGCCATTGGGTGGACGCCGTGTGCCCCGGCAAAGCCGTCGGCGATTATATCCAAACCGCAATCCACGACTTTGACGGGGCGCAGACCTACAGCGAGAAACCCGGCCACCGTTTTACCTTAAATGCCGACTTCGCCGCCGCCAAGGAAGAGCACTACGATGCGCTCTTGATCCCCGGTGGCCGGGCGCCGGAATACCTGCGTCTGAACCCCGACGTGATCGCGCTGGTGCAGGCGTTTGACGCCGCGAAAAAACCGATCGCCGCCGTTTGCCACGGCCCGCAGCTGCTGGCGGCGGCCGGGGTGTTGAAAGGCCGCACCTGCAGCGCCTACCCGGCCTGCGCGCCGGAAGTGCGGCTGGGCGGCGGCCATTATGCGGAGATCGGCATCGATCAGGCGCACGTCGACGGCAATCTGGTCACCGCCCCGGCCTGGCCGGCGCATCCGCAGTGGCTGGCGAAGTTCGCCGAGGTGTTGGAGCAGTAA
- a CDS encoding DUF1493 family protein, protein MAEDIQQQVIALIAAFNASGRLKKGVAITPETEINTALNLSFSDSNTLMRRYFDTFGVDSGNYNHELYFQPPTNTGRWFSPSACKEHPRPLCVSMLVRSARAKRWLYDIHFLIEQLR, encoded by the coding sequence ATGGCAGAAGACATTCAGCAACAGGTCATCGCGCTTATCGCCGCCTTCAACGCATCAGGGCGGCTGAAGAAGGGCGTGGCCATCACCCCGGAAACCGAGATCAACACCGCGCTCAACCTGTCGTTCAGCGATTCCAATACGCTGATGCGCCGCTACTTCGATACCTTCGGCGTCGACAGCGGCAACTACAACCACGAACTGTATTTCCAGCCGCCGACCAACACCGGGCGCTGGTTTTCCCCCTCCGCGTGCAAAGAGCATCCCCGGCCGCTGTGCGTGTCGATGCTGGTGCGTTCCGCGCGCGCCAAGCGCTGGCTGTACGACATCCACTTCCTGATCGAACAGCTCCGCTAG